One Mailhella massiliensis DNA segment encodes these proteins:
- a CDS encoding glutamate synthase: MCRIGSIKSITPVGPGTALTLMLPQQEGHDNSGYAMVMQDMAGVFGEWKDKPLLSAACTREGMRAVDDYMAEHHFTLLFSWTPKYDARPGLNIRPMERYIFRVYDYPSYYRYSSEEEKAALLLDTRLALRSMLEERNDGFVYSFWPDVLTLKEIGDPRDIAAYFRLWDDSCPLLARNIVTQCRQNTNYDIVRYAAHPFFLQGYTVCVNGENTFYTKNKEFQKSLHRGYTGFESDSQCLLYSLHYVLHELKWPLEYFKHVITPLPFAEIDKREDADVLRLIRQTLAHLEINGPNAVIGMLPDNRMICCCDSKKLRPVVVGRTNGMIAVSSEVCGLNAVMPERNASLDLYPGERETIIIDNDLKVRVCRQ, from the coding sequence ATGTGCAGAATAGGGTCGATTAAAAGCATCACCCCCGTGGGGCCGGGTACGGCTCTCACCCTCATGCTGCCCCAGCAGGAGGGACACGACAACTCCGGTTACGCCATGGTCATGCAGGACATGGCCGGGGTGTTCGGCGAATGGAAGGACAAGCCCCTTCTTTCCGCCGCATGCACGCGCGAAGGCATGCGCGCCGTGGACGACTACATGGCTGAGCATCACTTCACCCTGCTCTTCAGCTGGACGCCCAAGTACGACGCAAGGCCCGGCCTGAACATACGCCCCATGGAGCGCTACATCTTCCGCGTATACGACTACCCTTCCTATTACCGCTACAGCAGCGAAGAGGAAAAGGCCGCCCTTCTGCTCGATACGCGCCTCGCCCTGCGCTCCATGCTGGAAGAAAGAAACGACGGCTTCGTCTATTCCTTCTGGCCTGACGTGCTCACCCTCAAGGAAATAGGCGACCCGCGCGACATCGCCGCCTACTTCCGCCTCTGGGACGACTCCTGCCCCCTGCTCGCCCGCAACATCGTCACCCAGTGCCGCCAGAACACCAACTACGACATCGTGCGCTACGCCGCCCACCCCTTCTTCCTTCAGGGCTACACCGTATGCGTCAACGGTGAAAACACCTTCTACACCAAGAACAAGGAATTTCAGAAATCCCTGCACCGGGGCTACACCGGCTTCGAATCCGATTCCCAGTGCCTGCTCTACAGCCTGCACTATGTGCTGCACGAGCTCAAATGGCCGCTGGAATACTTCAAGCACGTCATCACCCCCCTGCCCTTTGCGGAAATCGACAAAAGAGAAGATGCGGACGTGCTGCGCCTCATCCGCCAGACTCTGGCCCACCTGGAAATCAACGGCCCCAACGCCGTCATCGGCATGCTTCCCGACAACCGCATGATCTGCTGCTGCGATTCCAAGAAGCTCCGCCCCGTGGTGGTGGGACGCACAAACGGCATGATCGCCGTTTCCTCCGAAGTATGCGGCCTGAACGCCGTCATGCCGGAACGCAACGCTTCCCTCGATCTTTACCCCGGCGAACGGGAAACCATCATCATCGACAACGACCTCAAGGTGCGCGTATGCAGGCAGTAA
- a CDS encoding FAD-dependent oxidoreductase translates to MFCIDTLTQHERMSTQSLLLAISEAVARGETEFHIHASGQHDIGGPLWNAEGRTLRFFVTNPGQRVGCMGLDHTDIMVEGPAPADVGWLNSGARITIKGDAGDTAGHCAASGIIYIGGRAGTRSGSLMKHDPLYPEPEMWILKSTGSFPCEFMGGGRMVVCGLDSEHLPSVLGERACVGMVGGVVYFRGNPGSFAEDDVAVHDLNEEDIAFLSGGMDDFLHAVERSDVKERLTNWSEWKKLLPLQKGEHAHRRLSMTEYRKEKWVKGGIFSDVVGDDFHVNSLVMRGDFRLRVPSWDNAATASPCEYACPALIPTHRRFNLLREGRTEEALRLVLDYSPFPGSVCGHVCPNPCMEACTRGKRIDLPVQIGALGRESAALRADAPAAASGKKVAVIGSGAAGLSAAWQLARRGHSVTVYEADRVIGGKMEQVIPRERLDHAVLEAEIARIASLGVTFVTSCPVDGKKFEALRRENDAVIVAVGGTKARVFPWAGKERVVPGIDYLKAVNRGEHPATGKNVIVIGCGNAGMDVAAGAYAEGAGHVTCIDVQKPAAFDGEIAHIESLGGTLVWPFRTQAVTEKGVVDDTGRLIAGDMVIVAVGEEPDISFLPEGAPTFREHWLVPGEDGSVLPGVFAAGDVLRPGLLAAAIGSGRLLYTTSGVSVTCFPWPACPPPSSPPNARPKASLLFTSRCV, encoded by the coding sequence ATGTTTTGCATAGATACCCTCACTCAGCACGAACGCATGTCCACGCAGAGCCTGCTGCTCGCCATATCCGAAGCAGTGGCCCGGGGCGAAACGGAATTTCATATCCATGCTTCCGGTCAGCACGACATCGGCGGCCCCCTGTGGAACGCAGAAGGCCGCACCCTGCGCTTTTTTGTGACCAACCCCGGCCAGAGGGTGGGCTGCATGGGCCTCGACCATACCGACATCATGGTGGAAGGCCCGGCCCCGGCCGATGTGGGCTGGCTCAACTCCGGCGCCCGCATCACCATCAAGGGCGACGCCGGCGACACTGCCGGGCACTGCGCCGCCTCGGGCATCATCTACATCGGCGGCCGGGCGGGCACGCGCTCCGGTTCGCTCATGAAGCACGACCCGCTCTACCCCGAACCGGAAATGTGGATTCTCAAGAGCACGGGTTCCTTCCCCTGCGAATTCATGGGCGGCGGCAGAATGGTGGTATGCGGGCTCGACTCGGAACACCTTCCCTCCGTCCTCGGCGAAAGGGCCTGCGTGGGCATGGTGGGCGGCGTGGTCTACTTCCGGGGCAACCCCGGTTCCTTCGCCGAAGACGACGTGGCCGTGCATGACCTGAACGAGGAAGACATCGCCTTTCTTTCCGGCGGCATGGACGACTTTCTCCACGCCGTGGAACGCTCGGACGTGAAGGAACGCCTCACGAACTGGAGCGAATGGAAGAAGCTCCTCCCCCTGCAGAAGGGCGAGCATGCTCACCGCAGGCTTTCCATGACCGAGTACCGCAAAGAAAAGTGGGTGAAGGGCGGCATTTTCAGCGACGTGGTGGGCGACGATTTTCATGTGAACAGTCTGGTGATGCGCGGCGATTTCCGCCTGCGCGTCCCCTCGTGGGACAATGCGGCCACGGCCTCTCCCTGCGAATACGCCTGCCCCGCGCTCATTCCCACGCACAGGCGCTTCAATCTGCTGCGTGAAGGACGCACCGAAGAGGCCCTGCGCCTGGTGCTCGACTATTCCCCCTTCCCCGGTTCCGTATGCGGCCATGTGTGCCCTAACCCCTGCATGGAGGCCTGCACGCGCGGCAAGCGCATCGACCTGCCCGTGCAGATAGGCGCTCTCGGCAGGGAATCCGCCGCCCTTCGCGCGGATGCCCCCGCCGCGGCAAGCGGAAAGAAGGTTGCCGTCATCGGTTCCGGCGCGGCCGGGCTTTCCGCGGCATGGCAGCTTGCCCGCAGGGGGCACAGCGTCACGGTGTACGAGGCCGACCGCGTCATCGGCGGCAAGATGGAGCAGGTCATTCCCAGAGAAAGGCTCGACCACGCCGTGCTGGAAGCGGAAATCGCCCGCATCGCGTCCCTGGGCGTAACCTTCGTGACCTCCTGCCCCGTGGACGGAAAAAAATTTGAAGCTCTGCGCCGGGAAAACGACGCCGTCATCGTGGCCGTGGGCGGCACGAAGGCCCGCGTATTCCCCTGGGCCGGGAAGGAACGCGTCGTGCCCGGCATCGACTACCTGAAGGCCGTGAACAGGGGCGAACACCCCGCCACGGGCAAAAACGTCATCGTCATCGGCTGCGGCAACGCGGGCATGGACGTGGCGGCCGGAGCCTATGCGGAAGGCGCCGGACATGTGACCTGCATCGACGTGCAGAAGCCCGCGGCCTTCGACGGGGAAATCGCCCATATCGAATCCCTCGGCGGCACGCTGGTATGGCCCTTCAGGACGCAGGCCGTCACGGAAAAAGGTGTGGTGGACGACACGGGCCGCCTCATTGCCGGCGACATGGTCATCGTGGCCGTGGGCGAGGAACCGGATATCTCCTTCCTGCCCGAAGGCGCGCCCACCTTCCGGGAACACTGGCTCGTTCCCGGAGAGGACGGAAGCGTCCTGCCCGGCGTCTTCGCCGCGGGCGACGTACTGCGGCCCGGCCTGCTTGCCGCGGCCATAGGCTCCGGCCGTCTCTTATACACAACTAGCGGAGTGTCGGTGACTTGCTTTCCCTGGCCTGCCTGTCCGCCCCCGTCCTCGCCCCCGAACGCCCGGCCAAAGGCCTCTCTCTTATTCACATCTAGATGTGTATAA
- a CDS encoding Bug family tripartite tricarboxylate transporter substrate binding protein, producing MLKRWMVSLAVAASMFLPAFSGVAAETYPKGPVTVWHPFEPTPYDALSKVYNDQMEKILGVPFLFEYGMMGKAAKVVLDTAPDGSNVFFAAMGPMVLKPNMTAPVYEPGDFRCVARATLLPILFVAHKEAPFKTFREFEAYARANPGKASIGLTNAPSSLQVGMTHFIRDLAKLDVKLVDQPEGPIRGTIDCLIGYTDALISHPPDIMRYIKSGHLIPLATFNAERLAMLPDVPTLRELGYDFDQTSWRLLVVNKDTPDAVVKILTEATKKAMESPEMKKSAEENYEILAYLPPEEADAFLQKEFDYYRDLALSMGLHYSQKKK from the coding sequence ATGCTGAAGCGATGGATGGTATCTCTGGCCGTCGCGGCGAGTATGTTCCTGCCCGCCTTTTCCGGCGTGGCGGCGGAAACGTACCCCAAAGGCCCGGTAACGGTGTGGCATCCTTTCGAGCCTACGCCCTACGATGCCCTGAGCAAGGTGTACAACGACCAGATGGAAAAGATTCTGGGCGTGCCCTTCCTCTTTGAATACGGCATGATGGGCAAGGCGGCGAAAGTCGTGCTCGATACCGCGCCCGACGGTTCCAACGTTTTTTTCGCAGCCATGGGTCCCATGGTGCTCAAGCCCAACATGACGGCCCCGGTGTATGAACCCGGTGATTTCCGCTGCGTGGCCCGCGCCACGCTCCTGCCCATTCTCTTCGTGGCGCACAAGGAGGCGCCGTTCAAGACCTTCCGCGAGTTCGAAGCCTATGCCAGGGCCAACCCCGGCAAGGCGAGCATCGGCCTCACCAATGCCCCGAGCTCCCTCCAGGTGGGTATGACGCACTTCATCCGCGACCTCGCCAAGCTGGACGTGAAGCTTGTGGATCAGCCCGAGGGGCCCATCCGCGGCACCATCGACTGCCTCATCGGCTATACGGATGCGCTCATCAGCCATCCGCCGGACATCATGCGCTACATCAAGAGCGGCCACCTCATTCCGCTGGCCACCTTCAATGCCGAAAGGCTCGCCATGCTGCCCGATGTGCCCACGCTCCGCGAACTCGGCTATGACTTCGATCAGACGAGCTGGCGGCTTCTGGTGGTGAACAAGGATACTCCCGACGCCGTGGTGAAGATCCTCACCGAGGCCACGAAGAAGGCCATGGAAAGCCCCGAGATGAAGAAGTCTGCAGAAGAGAACTACGAGATTCTCGCCTACCTTCCCCCGGAAGAGGCGGACGCCTTCCTTCAGAAGGAGTTTGACTACTACAGGGATCTGGCTCTCTCCATGGGCCTGCATTATTCCCAGAAGAAAAAGTAG
- a CDS encoding LL-diaminopimelate aminotransferase: MKSINNAYAGLSGNYLFSEVARRVSAFKARRPETEVISLGIGDVSQPLAPAVISALHKAVDEMARPETFRGYGPEQGYAFLREAILRHDFLPRGVNVSAEEIFISDGAKSDIGNFQELFGEDAVVALTDPVYPVYEDSNAMSGRAGTFRNGRWSRLVYLPCTRANGFQPELPETRPDVIYLCSPNNPTGTVLDRESLTSWVNYARQQECLILFDAAYESFLRDDSLPHSIYEIPGADEVAVEFRSLSKTAGFTGLRCGYAVVPEKISARTADGRTLKLHDMWLRRQCTKYNGCPYIVQRAAEAVFLPETRQQLDAALSVYRKNADLMLDAFRRMGLSAFGGVHSPYVWLQTPENMPSWSFFDLMLEKAAVVCTPGVGFGASGEGYARFTAFNSPENTVKALERLEKAL; the protein is encoded by the coding sequence ATGAAAAGCATCAACAACGCCTACGCGGGCCTTTCCGGCAATTATCTGTTCAGCGAAGTGGCGCGCAGGGTTTCCGCATTCAAGGCCCGCCGCCCGGAAACGGAAGTCATCAGTCTCGGCATCGGCGACGTGTCGCAGCCTCTGGCTCCGGCCGTCATCAGCGCGCTGCACAAGGCCGTGGACGAAATGGCCCGGCCCGAAACCTTCCGCGGCTACGGCCCGGAACAGGGCTACGCCTTCCTGCGCGAGGCCATACTCAGGCATGATTTTCTGCCGCGCGGCGTGAATGTGAGCGCAGAGGAAATCTTCATCAGCGACGGCGCAAAAAGCGACATCGGCAACTTTCAGGAACTCTTCGGCGAAGATGCCGTCGTGGCCCTCACCGATCCGGTCTACCCCGTGTATGAGGATTCCAACGCCATGTCCGGCCGTGCGGGCACGTTCCGGAACGGCCGCTGGAGCCGCCTCGTTTACCTGCCCTGCACCCGGGCCAACGGCTTTCAGCCCGAACTTCCCGAAACGCGGCCCGACGTCATCTACCTGTGCAGCCCCAACAACCCCACAGGCACCGTGCTCGACCGGGAATCGCTCACCTCATGGGTGAACTACGCAAGGCAGCAGGAATGCCTCATCCTCTTCGACGCGGCCTATGAATCCTTCCTCCGCGACGATTCCCTGCCCCACAGCATCTACGAAATCCCCGGCGCGGACGAGGTGGCCGTGGAATTCCGCAGCCTTTCCAAGACGGCGGGCTTCACCGGGCTGCGCTGCGGCTATGCCGTGGTGCCGGAAAAAATCTCCGCACGCACGGCGGACGGCCGCACGCTGAAGCTGCACGACATGTGGCTGCGCCGCCAGTGCACCAAGTACAACGGCTGCCCCTACATCGTGCAGCGCGCGGCGGAAGCCGTGTTCCTGCCGGAAACGCGGCAGCAGCTCGACGCCGCCCTTTCCGTGTACCGGAAGAACGCCGATCTCATGCTCGACGCCTTCCGCCGCATGGGGCTTTCCGCCTTCGGCGGCGTGCATTCCCCCTATGTCTGGCTGCAGACGCCGGAAAACATGCCTTCCTGGAGCTTCTTCGATCTCATGCTGGAGAAGGCCGCCGTGGTCTGCACCCCGGGCGTGGGCTTCGGCGCAAGCGGCGAAGGCTACGCGCGCTTTACGGCCTTCAACTCTCCCGAGAACACTGTCAAGGCGCTCGAAAGGCTGGAAAAGGCCCTGTAG
- a CDS encoding glutamine synthetase III: MSNPAETRHDEEYFGCDVFTLDTMRQHLPHDVYANLEQTVLNGTRLDPAIAGTVANAMKDWAVARGATHYTHWFHPLTGLTAEKHDAFLQCVDGRMISSFSGKTLLSGEPDASSFPSGGLRSTFEARGYTAWDPTSPVFLIGRTLHIPTMFYSYTGEALDRKVPLLRSVSAVSRQALRILRLFGNDRARYVTAQAGPEQEYFLVDKALAAKRPDLIMTGRTLYGATTPKGQEMEDHYFGAIPARVLAFMEDLEQTLYRLGIPAQTRHNEVAPAQFELAPMYEQVNIATDHNMLVMNLMRHIAPRHGFMCLLHEKPFEGVNGSGKHNNWSLADSEGNNLLKPGDTPQDNAQFLVFLAAVLRAVHKHAAVLRLGTVSAGNDHRLGANEAPPAIISVYLGDQLAEVVNSFTGNGSCTRKARPTLNIGVDVLPPLPRDYSDRNRTSPFAFTGNKFEFRAVGSAQSIAPANIAINAAVACALEDIADRLEAETASGKELNLAVQELLTDLFTEHAPIVFNGNGYTDEWPLEAARRGLPNYANTVEALEHYSDADVLETFSRQGILSEKECLSRQEILLENYAKTVGIEAAAASRIGRTLILPAAMKAQSSAAEMVNRTRAATGGVPEAEGSYLEMFCSLTGDLMLALRVLDEKRMALAAAEGAAECARFARDEVLPAMNACRALADKLESVMSASDYPMPGYAELMWTH; the protein is encoded by the coding sequence ATGTCAAATCCCGCCGAGACAAGGCATGACGAAGAATATTTCGGCTGCGACGTCTTCACACTGGACACCATGCGTCAGCATCTGCCCCACGACGTGTACGCCAACCTCGAACAGACGGTGCTGAACGGCACCCGCCTCGATCCGGCCATTGCCGGAACCGTGGCCAATGCCATGAAGGACTGGGCCGTGGCCCGCGGCGCCACGCACTACACCCACTGGTTCCACCCGCTGACCGGCCTCACCGCGGAAAAGCACGACGCCTTCCTCCAGTGCGTGGACGGCAGGATGATTTCCTCCTTCTCGGGAAAGACCCTGCTTTCCGGTGAACCGGACGCCTCGAGCTTCCCCTCCGGCGGGCTGCGTTCCACCTTCGAAGCCAGGGGCTACACCGCGTGGGACCCCACCTCCCCGGTTTTTCTCATCGGCCGCACCCTGCACATTCCCACCATGTTCTATTCCTACACCGGCGAAGCGCTGGACAGAAAGGTACCGCTCCTGCGTTCCGTTTCCGCCGTGTCGCGTCAGGCTCTGCGTATTCTGCGCCTGTTCGGCAACGACAGGGCCCGCTACGTCACGGCTCAGGCCGGCCCGGAACAGGAATACTTCCTTGTGGACAAGGCCCTTGCCGCGAAAAGGCCCGACCTCATCATGACCGGCCGCACCCTGTACGGCGCCACCACGCCCAAGGGCCAGGAAATGGAGGACCACTACTTCGGCGCCATTCCCGCCCGTGTGCTGGCCTTCATGGAAGATCTGGAACAGACGCTGTACCGTCTGGGCATTCCGGCACAGACGAGACACAACGAAGTGGCCCCCGCGCAGTTCGAACTCGCGCCCATGTATGAACAGGTGAACATCGCCACCGACCACAACATGCTGGTCATGAACCTCATGCGCCACATCGCGCCCCGCCACGGCTTCATGTGCCTGCTGCACGAAAAGCCCTTTGAAGGCGTGAACGGTTCGGGCAAGCACAACAACTGGTCTCTTGCCGATTCCGAAGGCAACAACCTGCTCAAGCCCGGCGACACCCCGCAGGACAACGCGCAGTTTCTGGTGTTTCTCGCCGCCGTGCTCCGCGCCGTACACAAACATGCCGCCGTGCTGCGCCTCGGCACCGTGAGCGCGGGCAACGATCACCGCCTCGGCGCCAACGAAGCCCCGCCCGCCATCATTTCCGTGTACCTCGGCGATCAGCTCGCGGAAGTGGTGAACTCCTTCACGGGCAACGGTTCCTGCACGCGCAAGGCGCGCCCCACCCTGAACATCGGCGTGGACGTGCTGCCCCCCCTGCCCCGCGACTATTCCGACCGCAACCGCACGAGTCCCTTCGCCTTCACGGGCAACAAGTTCGAATTCCGGGCCGTGGGTTCCGCGCAGTCCATCGCTCCGGCCAACATCGCCATCAACGCAGCCGTGGCCTGCGCCCTTGAAGACATTGCCGACCGCCTGGAAGCGGAAACGGCCTCGGGCAAGGAACTCAACCTCGCCGTACAGGAACTGCTCACCGACCTCTTCACCGAACATGCGCCCATCGTGTTCAACGGCAACGGCTACACCGACGAATGGCCCCTCGAAGCGGCAAGACGCGGCCTGCCCAACTATGCGAACACCGTGGAAGCGCTTGAACACTACAGCGACGCCGACGTTCTCGAGACCTTCTCCCGCCAGGGCATTCTCTCCGAAAAGGAATGCCTCTCCCGCCAGGAAATCCTGCTTGAGAACTATGCCAAGACCGTAGGCATAGAAGCCGCCGCCGCAAGCCGCATCGGCCGCACCCTCATTCTTCCCGCGGCCATGAAGGCGCAGAGCTCCGCCGCCGAAATGGTGAACCGCACCCGCGCTGCTACGGGCGGCGTGCCCGAAGCGGAAGGTTCCTACCTCGAGATGTTCTGTTCCCTCACCGGCGATCTCATGCTGGCCCTGCGCGTGCTCGACGAAAAGCGCATGGCTCTGGCCGCCGCGGAAGGCGCCGCAGAATGCGCCCGCTTCGCCCGCGACGAGGTGCTCCCGGCCATGAACGCATGCCGTGCCCTGGCCGACAAGCTGGAATCCGTCATGTCCGCGTCCGATTACCCCATGCCCGGCTACGCCGAGCTCATGTGGACGCATTGA
- a CDS encoding glutamate synthase-related protein has product MQAVNALDICTGDLRWVIRHDPSRCTMCGSCVAQCSQNAIEAVMLRCDITVSEKPWPEPARKHFTRPVIRQKADLAHLCVGCGFCAKVCPNGAIHPERNADQRFPLIGRAQGPIRRGGRTNLNTQRTLDAVVVGRISQMTDPALDSERHTFDMRAPLGRVLPTGSMPLEVKDGKLVRTDRTPPVNWIYPLIFSDMSIGALSTRAWEAIALAASYLNEECGLPVRMSSGEGGMPVKLMESDKLRYFIIQIASGHFGWDRIVKALPRMKVDPAGVLIKIGQGAKPGDGGLLPASKVAPHIQAIRGVPKSTLHSPPNHQGLYSIEESVQKMHLSLNAAFGFRVPVAIKCAASATSVSVYNNLLRDPYRICGGFFIDGIQGGTGAANEVSLDHTGHPVVSKLRDCYLAAVGQGLQGQIPLWAGGGVGLTGNAAADAFKMICLGANGVFIGKMLIQLLGCVGNETGRCNNCSTGLCPNGICSQDPRLVARLDVDRGAQAIVDYVLAFDSEMRKLMAPIGNSSLPVGRSDALVATDRAVADKLGIAYAC; this is encoded by the coding sequence ATGCAGGCAGTAAACGCTCTCGACATCTGTACCGGCGATCTGCGCTGGGTCATCCGGCACGATCCTTCCCGCTGCACCATGTGCGGCAGCTGCGTGGCCCAGTGCTCGCAGAACGCCATTGAAGCGGTCATGCTGCGCTGCGACATCACCGTTTCCGAAAAGCCCTGGCCCGAACCGGCCAGAAAGCACTTCACCCGGCCCGTCATCCGCCAGAAGGCCGACCTTGCCCACCTGTGCGTGGGCTGCGGCTTCTGCGCCAAGGTATGCCCCAACGGGGCCATTCACCCCGAACGCAACGCCGACCAGCGCTTCCCGCTCATCGGCCGCGCGCAGGGTCCCATCCGCCGCGGCGGGCGCACCAACCTGAACACGCAGCGCACGCTCGATGCCGTGGTGGTGGGACGCATCAGCCAGATGACCGACCCCGCGCTCGACTCGGAACGCCATACCTTCGACATGCGCGCCCCCCTGGGCCGCGTGCTGCCCACAGGCTCCATGCCTCTGGAAGTGAAGGACGGAAAGCTCGTAAGAACCGACCGCACCCCGCCGGTGAACTGGATTTATCCTCTCATCTTCAGCGACATGTCCATCGGCGCGCTCTCCACCCGCGCCTGGGAGGCCATCGCCCTGGCCGCCTCCTACCTCAACGAGGAATGCGGGCTTCCCGTACGCATGAGCTCCGGCGAGGGCGGCATGCCCGTGAAGCTCATGGAGTCGGACAAGCTCAGGTACTTCATCATACAGATCGCCTCCGGTCATTTCGGCTGGGACCGCATCGTCAAGGCCCTTCCCCGCATGAAGGTCGACCCGGCGGGCGTGCTCATCAAGATAGGCCAGGGCGCCAAGCCCGGCGACGGCGGCCTTCTGCCCGCCTCCAAGGTGGCCCCGCACATTCAGGCCATACGCGGCGTACCGAAGTCCACCCTGCATTCCCCGCCCAACCATCAGGGCCTGTATTCCATCGAGGAATCGGTGCAGAAGATGCACCTTTCCCTCAACGCGGCCTTCGGCTTCCGCGTACCCGTGGCCATCAAGTGCGCAGCCTCGGCCACCTCGGTTTCCGTGTACAACAATCTTCTGCGCGACCCGTACCGCATCTGCGGGGGCTTCTTCATCGACGGCATACAGGGCGGCACCGGCGCGGCCAACGAGGTTTCCCTCGACCATACCGGCCACCCCGTGGTTTCCAAGCTGCGCGACTGCTACCTCGCCGCCGTGGGGCAGGGCCTTCAGGGCCAGATTCCCCTGTGGGCGGGCGGCGGCGTGGGCCTTACCGGCAACGCCGCGGCCGACGCCTTCAAGATGATATGCCTCGGCGCCAACGGCGTGTTCATCGGCAAGATGCTCATTCAGCTTCTGGGCTGCGTGGGTAACGAAACGGGCCGCTGCAACAACTGTTCCACGGGCCTGTGCCCCAACGGCATCTGTTCGCAGGACCCGCGCCTCGTGGCGCGGCTCGATGTGGACAGAGGGGCGCAGGCCATTGTGGACTACGTTCTGGCCTTCGACAGCGAAATGCGAAAACTCATGGCTCCCATAGGCAACAGCTCCCTGCCCGTGGGCCGCTCCGACGCTCTCGTAGCCACGGATCGCGCCGTGGCCGACAAGCTCGGCATAGCCTACGCCTGCTGA
- a CDS encoding 4Fe-4S dicluster domain-containing protein, which yields MASARLSLEYFSRVRVADLPAPAADDARCISCGTCRDCRMCLNSCPEGAVSRTETDGGFAYVSDPARCIGCGICAGVCPCGVWTMKNNDPMYFPAGRVVA from the coding sequence GTGGCCTCCGCCAGACTCAGCCTGGAATACTTCAGCCGCGTACGCGTGGCCGACCTGCCCGCCCCCGCCGCCGACGATGCCCGCTGCATCAGCTGCGGCACCTGCCGCGACTGCCGCATGTGCCTGAATTCCTGCCCCGAAGGAGCCGTTTCCCGCACGGAGACGGACGGCGGCTTCGCCTATGTTTCCGACCCGGCGCGCTGCATAGGCTGCGGCATCTGCGCGGGCGTATGCCCCTGCGGCGTGTGGACCATGAAAAACAACGACCCCATGTACTTCCCCGCAGGGCGCGTGGTCGCATAA
- a CDS encoding GntR family transcriptional regulator, giving the protein MSKKSPLARTVGEELLKIMRALPEGARRLPSEEELCGMLEVSRATLREALSLLDRAGFITKRHGVGNIVNPSVLSAPMRFDAEVNLRRMLESGGGRADTIRLAPWPEREDMFGEAVSARVTTPRPWIVQRSEHTLNDAPVVLTFNIFPGTGRLLDEAQVQGLSYGELVGAVTGEELSHTVTAFHACPAWRETVAFFGMKEGEAMVYWHQRSFGLKDDLLCESLVFFNPGLVTLHSFNRWE; this is encoded by the coding sequence ATGAGTAAAAAATCACCTTTGGCCCGCACGGTGGGAGAAGAACTTCTGAAGATCATGCGAGCGCTTCCCGAAGGCGCGCGCAGACTTCCCTCGGAAGAGGAACTGTGCGGTATGCTGGAAGTGAGCAGGGCGACGCTTCGGGAAGCGTTGAGCCTGCTCGACCGCGCCGGTTTCATCACCAAGCGGCACGGAGTGGGGAACATCGTCAACCCCAGCGTTCTCAGCGCCCCCATGCGTTTCGACGCGGAAGTCAATCTGCGCCGCATGCTGGAGAGCGGAGGCGGCAGGGCGGATACGATACGCCTTGCGCCGTGGCCGGAGCGGGAGGATATGTTCGGCGAAGCCGTATCCGCCCGGGTGACGACGCCGCGCCCCTGGATAGTTCAGCGCTCGGAGCATACGCTGAACGATGCCCCCGTCGTGCTCACCTTCAACATCTTTCCCGGAACGGGAAGGCTGCTGGATGAGGCGCAGGTTCAGGGGCTTTCCTACGGGGAGCTTGTCGGCGCGGTAACGGGGGAGGAGCTTTCACATACGGTCACTGCCTTTCATGCCTGCCCGGCATGGAGGGAAACGGTCGCCTTCTTCGGCATGAAGGAGGGGGAAGCCATGGTGTACTGGCATCAGCGCAGCTTCGGCCTGAAGGATGACCTGCTCTGTGAAAGCCTTGTGTTTTTCAATCCCGGACTGGTGACGCTTCATTCCTTCAACCGGTGGGAGTAG